A region from the Hypericibacter adhaerens genome encodes:
- a CDS encoding class I SAM-dependent methyltransferase yields the protein MWNDAVDLRDFYNSPLGQMARHLLRRRLRQIWPDVTGQSVLGLGFATPYLRQFRPEAERVLALMPAGQGVVHWPPGEPGVTALVDETDLPIPDRSIDRVLLVHGLECAEHLRDLLREIWRIMADDGRLLAVVPNRRGIWARSDRTPFGQGQTFSPSQLSRLMRDNMFTPTQNGEALFLPPIRTSWMLKTAPAWERIGGRWFSRFAGVVMIEAGKQLYGVASVKPPRARRRAAVIAFPQIARQESRSSSLSRDPGED from the coding sequence ATGTGGAACGACGCCGTCGATCTGCGGGATTTCTACAATTCGCCTCTGGGGCAGATGGCGCGGCATCTGCTGCGCCGCAGGCTGCGGCAGATCTGGCCCGATGTGACGGGGCAGTCGGTGCTGGGCCTGGGGTTCGCGACCCCTTATCTGCGCCAGTTCCGGCCCGAGGCCGAGCGGGTACTGGCGCTGATGCCGGCGGGGCAGGGCGTGGTGCATTGGCCGCCGGGCGAGCCCGGCGTCACGGCGCTGGTGGACGAGACCGACCTGCCGATCCCCGACCGCTCGATCGACCGCGTGCTCCTGGTCCATGGGCTCGAATGCGCCGAGCATCTGCGCGACCTGTTGCGCGAGATCTGGCGCATCATGGCCGATGACGGGCGCCTCCTCGCCGTCGTGCCGAACCGGCGCGGCATCTGGGCGCGCAGCGACCGCACGCCCTTCGGCCAGGGCCAGACCTTCTCGCCCTCGCAGCTCTCGCGCCTGATGCGCGACAACATGTTCACGCCGACCCAGAACGGCGAGGCCCTGTTCCTGCCGCCGATCCGCACCAGCTGGATGCTCAAGACGGCCCCCGCCTGGGAGCGCATCGGTGGGCGCTGGTTCTCGCGCTTCGCCGGGGTGGTGATGATCGAGGCCGGCAAGCAGCTCTACGGCGTGGCCTCGGTCAAGCCGCCGCGCGCGCGCCGCCGCGCCGCCGTGATCGCCTTCCCGCAGATCGCGCGCCAGGAAAGCCGCTCGAGCAGCCTGTCGCGGGACCCCGGCGAGGACTAG
- a CDS encoding GIY-YIG nuclease family protein: MLASDRNGTLYIGVTNNLIRRIEEHKRAEVPGFTKRYGVKKLVYFEAGDSIVGAIEREKQIKKWYRRWKIELIETRNPDWHDFAPGLTI; this comes from the coding sequence ATTCTCGCTTCGGATCGCAATGGGACGCTCTATATCGGCGTCACCAACAACCTGATTCGGCGCATCGAGGAACACAAACGCGCGGAGGTTCCGGGCTTCACCAAGCGCTATGGCGTCAAGAAGCTTGTCTACTTCGAGGCTGGCGACAGCATCGTCGGCGCTATCGAGCGCGAGAAGCAAATCAAGAAGTGGTATCGGCGCTGGAAGATTGAGCTGATCGAGACGCGCAACCCTGATTGGCATGACTTCGCGCCTGGGCTGACGATTTAA
- the gloB gene encoding hydroxyacylglutathione hydrolase has product MPSLEIALVPLLKDNYGYLLHEPRQGLTAIVDPSEAEPVLEAVSARGWRLTHVLNTHHHGDHCGGNMGLKAATGARVVGPAYDRDRIPAIDEAVDEASGFALGEARARVLFIPGHTRGHIAFWFEAAQALFCGDTLFSLGCGRMFEGDPVMMWGSLTKLRALPGETRVYCGHEYTEANARFALTVDPENQALRARSAAVKRLRDEGRPTIPSTLAEERAANPFLRADDPALAERLGLAGRPAHEVFGEIRRRKDQF; this is encoded by the coding sequence ATGCCCTCCCTCGAAATCGCGCTCGTTCCGCTGTTGAAGGACAATTACGGCTATCTGCTGCATGAGCCGCGGCAGGGGCTGACGGCGATCGTCGATCCGTCGGAGGCGGAACCGGTGCTGGAGGCCGTGTCGGCGCGAGGCTGGCGGCTGACGCATGTCCTCAATACCCATCACCATGGCGATCATTGCGGCGGCAATATGGGCCTCAAGGCGGCGACCGGGGCCCGCGTGGTGGGGCCGGCCTATGACCGCGACCGCATCCCCGCCATCGACGAGGCGGTGGACGAGGCGTCGGGCTTCGCGCTGGGCGAGGCCCGGGCCCGCGTGCTCTTCATCCCGGGCCATACGCGCGGCCATATCGCCTTCTGGTTCGAGGCGGCGCAGGCGCTCTTCTGCGGCGACACGCTGTTCTCCCTGGGCTGCGGGCGCATGTTCGAGGGCGATCCCGTCATGATGTGGGGCTCGCTCACGAAGCTCCGCGCGCTGCCGGGCGAGACCCGGGTCTATTGCGGCCATGAATATACCGAGGCCAATGCGCGCTTCGCGCTGACGGTCGATCCTGAGAACCAGGCGCTGCGGGCGCGCAGCGCCGCGGTCAAGCGGCTGCGCGACGAAGGTCGGCCGACAATTCCCTCGACCCTCGCCGAGGAGCGCGCCGCCAATCCCTTCCTGCGCGCCGACGATCCGGCCCTCGCCGAGCGCCTCGGCCTCGCGGGGCGGCCCGCGCACGAAGTGTTCGGCGAGATCCGCCGACGCAAGGATCAGTTCTGA
- a CDS encoding glutathione S-transferase N-terminal domain-containing protein produces the protein MTEPFQLRYSATSPFVRKVMVVAMETGLADRFERIGTNPWDAKTDLPKDNPLCKVPALKTPEGWLYDSLVICEYLDSLHPGAKLFPPPGPARWQALRHHALADGAMDAAILRRLESQRPEGQRSQGWMDRQKALVERVLDALEKDAKTLVDLSDIGAITIAVMLGYLDFRFAADEWRKGRPRLAAWYGRVSQNASMLATVPKDPA, from the coding sequence ATGACCGAGCCGTTTCAGCTTCGCTACTCCGCCACCAGCCCCTTCGTCCGCAAGGTCATGGTCGTCGCCATGGAGACGGGGCTCGCCGACCGCTTCGAGCGCATCGGCACCAATCCCTGGGATGCCAAGACCGACCTGCCCAAGGACAACCCGCTCTGCAAGGTGCCGGCACTGAAGACCCCGGAAGGCTGGCTCTATGACTCGCTGGTGATCTGCGAATATCTCGACAGCCTCCATCCGGGCGCCAAGCTGTTCCCGCCGCCGGGGCCGGCGCGCTGGCAGGCCCTGCGCCATCACGCGCTGGCCGACGGCGCCATGGACGCGGCGATCCTGCGCCGGCTCGAATCGCAGCGCCCCGAGGGCCAGCGCTCGCAAGGCTGGATGGACCGGCAGAAGGCCCTGGTCGAGCGGGTCCTCGACGCGCTCGAGAAGGATGCGAAGACGCTGGTCGATCTTTCGGATATCGGCGCCATCACCATCGCGGTGATGCTGGGCTATCTCGATTTCCGCTTCGCCGCCGACGAATGGCGCAAGGGCCGGCCCAGGCTCGCCGCCTGGTATGGGCGCGTGAGCCAGAACGCCTCCATGCTCGCCACCGTGCCCAAGGACCCGGCGTGA
- a CDS encoding cupin domain-containing protein, which translates to MSQPLSDTAPGLIEQLGLERHPEGGWYRETYRHQAPGGGRGHATMIYYLLEAGEVSRWHRVTDADELWLYHTGGALELTLSPDGERREEHRLGLDMAAGERPQLRVPAGCWQTARPLSLFTLVTCIVAPAFVFESFEMAPEGWQPAAKPAHHPAFSATSWQRGLRPRAPRRRR; encoded by the coding sequence GTGAGCCAGCCGCTCTCGGATACCGCGCCGGGACTGATCGAGCAGCTCGGGCTCGAGCGCCATCCCGAAGGCGGCTGGTATCGCGAGACCTACCGGCACCAGGCACCGGGCGGCGGACGCGGCCATGCGACGATGATCTACTACCTGCTGGAAGCGGGCGAAGTCTCGCGCTGGCACCGCGTGACCGATGCCGACGAGCTCTGGCTCTATCACACCGGCGGCGCCTTGGAGCTGACCCTGTCGCCCGACGGCGAGCGGCGCGAGGAGCACCGGCTCGGGCTCGACATGGCCGCGGGCGAACGGCCGCAGCTCCGGGTGCCGGCCGGCTGCTGGCAGACCGCGCGGCCCTTGAGCCTCTTTACGCTCGTCACCTGCATCGTGGCGCCGGCCTTCGTCTTCGAAAGCTTCGAGATGGCGCCCGAGGGCTGGCAGCCCGCGGCGAAGCCCGCGCACCACCCTGCCTTCAGCGCGACCTCCTGGCAAAGAGGCCTCCGGCCGCGAGCGCCGCGCCGCCGACGATGA
- the yddG gene encoding aromatic amino acid exporter YddG — MAGLLTTADPAAARQRATLIGAIAPLLWATLALLTTYAQPLPAFELVAMTFGTAFLLTLGKWAIEAARGGASVASHFRLPGQAWAVGVGGLFLYHLFYFNALARAPAVEVSLICYLWPLLTVLLSAFMPGERLRPTHILGTLCGLAGAGLLVTKGQGLGFDPAYGLGYLAAIACAFTWAGYSLLSRRLSSVPSDAVGAFCGATALLGLLSHLAFEPWVAPSFGNLAAILALGLGPVGIAFFVWDHGVKHGDIQALGTLSYASPLLSTLLLVLAGRAGPSWVLAGGALLIVGGAALAAGGLFARRSR, encoded by the coding sequence GTGGCCGGGTTGCTCACAACCGCTGACCCCGCCGCCGCACGCCAGCGGGCCACCTTGATCGGTGCCATCGCCCCGCTGCTCTGGGCGACGCTGGCCCTCCTGACCACCTATGCGCAGCCGCTGCCGGCCTTCGAGCTGGTGGCGATGACCTTCGGCACAGCGTTCCTGCTGACGCTCGGCAAATGGGCGATCGAGGCCGCGCGCGGCGGGGCGTCGGTCGCGAGCCATTTTCGCCTGCCGGGCCAGGCCTGGGCGGTCGGGGTGGGCGGGCTCTTTCTCTATCACCTGTTCTATTTCAACGCCCTCGCCCGCGCGCCGGCCGTCGAGGTGAGCCTGATCTGCTATCTCTGGCCGCTCCTGACGGTGCTGCTCTCGGCCTTCATGCCGGGCGAGCGGCTGCGGCCCACCCATATCCTGGGCACGCTCTGCGGGCTTGCGGGCGCGGGGCTGCTGGTGACGAAGGGCCAGGGTCTCGGCTTCGATCCGGCCTATGGGCTGGGCTATCTGGCGGCGATCGCCTGCGCCTTCACCTGGGCCGGCTATTCGCTCCTGAGCCGGCGCCTCAGTTCCGTGCCGAGCGACGCAGTCGGTGCCTTCTGCGGCGCCACCGCCCTCCTGGGCCTTCTCTCCCACCTGGCGTTCGAGCCCTGGGTCGCGCCCTCGTTCGGGAACCTCGCCGCCATTCTGGCGCTCGGGCTCGGGCCGGTGGGCATCGCCTTCTTCGTCTGGGACCATGGCGTCAAGCATGGCGACATCCAGGCGCTGGGGACGCTCTCCTACGCCTCGCCCCTGCTCTCCACCCTGCTGCTGGTCCTGGCGGGCCGGGCCGGGCCGAGCTGGGTGCTCGCCGGCGGCGCGCTGCTCATCGTCGGCGGCGCGGCGCTCGCGGCCGGAGGCCTCTTTGCCAGGAGGTCGCGCTGA
- a CDS encoding helix-turn-helix domain-containing protein produces MHIADLSLRSYRDTALTHEHDHHQTVLALAGALEMEVSGRGGMAATTSLVTVAPGRSHSYRANGNNRFLVIDWQAGSHESEGTQRLMSACDREPYLRLDQRLLPLLRYLETILGEDGVEDDERATWGRLLLSRLGAGLEQRSFVRARRLDRALAFMENRKSQALTVGDIAGAAHTSAGHLHALFQRHVGHTPMQHLASIRLDHAMKLLRESDLSVAAVAAASGYGDQSALTRALRRRRGITPARYRQSQRRKTGP; encoded by the coding sequence ATGCACATTGCCGATCTTTCCCTGCGCTCGTACCGCGACACCGCTCTGACCCATGAGCACGACCACCACCAGACCGTGCTGGCGCTGGCGGGTGCGCTCGAGATGGAGGTTTCCGGTCGCGGCGGCATGGCGGCAACCACATCACTGGTGACGGTGGCGCCGGGGCGCTCTCATAGCTATCGGGCCAACGGCAATAATCGTTTTCTCGTGATCGACTGGCAGGCGGGATCGCACGAGAGCGAAGGGACGCAGCGGCTGATGTCGGCCTGCGACCGCGAACCCTATTTGCGGCTGGACCAGCGGCTGCTGCCGCTGCTGCGCTATCTCGAGACGATCCTCGGGGAGGACGGCGTCGAGGATGATGAACGCGCCACATGGGGCCGCCTGCTGCTGAGCCGCTTGGGAGCCGGGCTCGAGCAGCGCTCCTTTGTGCGGGCGCGGCGCCTCGACCGGGCGCTGGCCTTCATGGAAAACCGCAAGTCGCAAGCCCTGACGGTCGGCGACATCGCGGGCGCCGCTCATACCAGTGCCGGCCATCTCCACGCGCTGTTCCAGCGCCATGTCGGTCACACGCCGATGCAGCATCTGGCGTCGATCCGGCTCGATCATGCGATGAAGCTCCTCAGGGAAAGCGATCTGTCGGTCGCGGCGGTGGCGGCCGCGTCCGGCTATGGCGACCAGAGCGCGCTCACGCGGGCGCTGCGCCGGCGGCGCGGCATTACACCCGCGCGCTATCGCCAGAGCCAGCGCCGCAAGACCGGGCCCTGA
- a CDS encoding haloacid dehalogenase type II, with translation MRLTDFEVLTFDCYGTLIDWESGILAALAPWRKRAGIALGNEVLLTLFSEVESKIEAERPTLLYSDLLAATLVEMGERSGARPTESEARAFGQSVKDWPAFPDSAEALAYLHRHYKLAILSNVDRASFAHSARRLGQEFDLVVTAEDVGSYKPALKHFEVALATLAAMGIPKGKVLHTAQSLFHDHVPAKQMGLTSFWIDRRAGRTGTGATKPPPVPVKPDGTAPSLAAMVEMHRREADR, from the coding sequence ATGCGGCTCACCGATTTCGAGGTTCTGACCTTCGATTGCTACGGCACGCTGATCGACTGGGAGAGCGGCATCCTGGCGGCGCTGGCGCCGTGGCGAAAGCGTGCGGGCATCGCGCTCGGCAACGAGGTGCTGCTCACGCTCTTCAGCGAGGTCGAATCCAAGATCGAGGCCGAGCGGCCCACGCTGCTCTATTCCGATCTGCTCGCCGCGACGCTCGTCGAGATGGGCGAACGCAGCGGCGCCCGACCCACGGAATCCGAGGCCAGGGCCTTCGGGCAGTCGGTCAAGGACTGGCCGGCCTTCCCGGACAGCGCCGAGGCGCTCGCCTATCTGCACCGCCACTACAAGCTCGCGATCCTCTCCAATGTCGATCGCGCCTCCTTCGCGCACAGCGCGCGCCGGCTGGGGCAGGAATTCGACCTGGTGGTGACGGCGGAGGATGTCGGCTCCTACAAGCCGGCCTTGAAGCATTTCGAGGTGGCGCTGGCCACGCTCGCCGCCATGGGCATTCCCAAGGGCAAGGTGCTGCACACGGCGCAGAGCCTGTTCCACGACCATGTGCCGGCGAAGCAGATGGGGCTCACGAGCTTCTGGATCGACCGGCGCGCCGGCCGGACCGGCACGGGCGCCACCAAGCCGCCACCCGTTCCGGTCAAGCCGGATGGGACAGCCCCCAGCCTCGCCGCGATGGTCGAGATGCACCGCCGCGAGGCCGACCGCTAG
- a CDS encoding cysteine hydrolase family protein, with amino-acid sequence MTAIKARPFDYPYDGRLDPARTALLVIDLQVDFLSEEGYFARQGYDASALRAIIPAVRALIAAARQAGCPVIYTRQGYRSDLADRTAYEQWRHKRANLPVGEPGPCGRLLVRGEPGFQIIPELEPAPQDIIVDKTANGAFYATDLDHVLRARGITHLLFTGCTTDVCVHTTLREANDRNYQCLLVEDGCASGDAYAHEAAVYMTTIEGGLFGVVAKTQDVIAGFASLR; translated from the coding sequence ATGACGGCGATCAAGGCGCGGCCCTTCGACTATCCCTATGACGGCAGGCTCGATCCGGCGCGCACGGCGCTGCTGGTCATCGATCTCCAGGTCGATTTCCTCTCGGAAGAGGGCTATTTCGCGCGGCAGGGCTACGACGCCTCGGCCCTGCGCGCGATCATCCCGGCGGTGCGCGCGCTGATCGCAGCGGCGCGGCAGGCCGGCTGCCCCGTGATCTATACGCGCCAGGGCTATCGCAGCGATCTCGCCGACCGGACGGCCTACGAGCAGTGGCGCCACAAGCGCGCCAACCTGCCGGTGGGCGAGCCCGGCCCCTGCGGCCGTCTCCTGGTGCGCGGCGAGCCCGGCTTCCAGATCATCCCCGAGCTCGAGCCGGCACCTCAGGACATCATCGTCGACAAGACCGCCAACGGCGCCTTCTATGCGACCGACCTCGACCATGTGCTGCGCGCGCGCGGCATCACCCATCTGCTCTTCACAGGCTGCACCACCGATGTCTGCGTGCACACCACGCTGCGCGAGGCCAACGACCGCAACTATCAATGCCTGCTGGTGGAGGATGGTTGCGCCAGCGGCGACGCCTATGCCCATGAGGCCGCCGTCTACATGACCACGATCGAGGGTGGCCTCTTCGGCGTCGTCGCCAAGACCCAGGACGTGATCGCAGGGTTCGCCTCGCTGCGTTAG
- a CDS encoding carboxymuconolactone decarboxylase family protein translates to MALVKLIEYADAGPEVRAVYDDIMKTRNVDWINNFWKAIANDPKTLKRTWESVKEVMTPGALDARTKELIYLAVSVTNNCEYCIVSHMAGARKAGATDAMLAELMAVVGMANETNRLVNGWRVEVDEKLQKAARGG, encoded by the coding sequence ATGGCGCTGGTGAAGCTGATCGAATACGCGGACGCCGGACCCGAGGTGCGCGCGGTCTATGACGACATCATGAAGACGCGCAATGTCGACTGGATCAACAATTTCTGGAAGGCCATCGCCAACGATCCCAAGACCCTGAAGCGCACCTGGGAGAGCGTGAAGGAGGTGATGACGCCGGGCGCGCTCGACGCCCGCACCAAGGAGCTGATCTATCTCGCCGTCAGCGTCACCAACAATTGCGAATACTGCATCGTCAGCCACATGGCGGGCGCCCGCAAGGCCGGCGCCACCGACGCGATGCTGGCCGAGCTGATGGCCGTGGTCGGCATGGCCAACGAGACCAACCGCCTCGTCAACGGCTGGCGCGTCGAGGTCGACGAGAAGCTGCAGAAGGCGGCCCGGGGCGGGTGA
- a CDS encoding aspartate aminotransferase family protein produces the protein MTAIRANYDAPRLRRLDAAHHIHPFSNATQVVAEGGGKLFAHADGIYIYDTDNKRYLDGMAGLWCVNVGYGREELVEAAARQMRELPYYSSFFGGTTPPTVELAAKLTELLGHGLNHVLFANSGSEANDTVVRLVRHFWNLEGKPKKKAFIARRHAYHGSTMAAASLGNWGTMHEQADLPLPGFHHVEAPYWYAEGGDKDPESFGIACAKAIEAKILELGADNVAAVIGEPVQGAGGVIVPPKSYWPEVERICRKHDVLLIADEVICGFGRTGAWFGFETLGFKPDIVSMAKGLSSGYQPISAVAVTDRIAKPLIDAGYWLHGFTYSGHPVAAAVALKNIEIMEREHLVQKVAKETGPYFAQRLKTLEKNPIVGEVRTLGLLGGIELVADKKTRKRFEPLGHAGTVCRERCLANGLIMRASFETMVLSPPLTITKAQIDELVTLAGRALDETAAELLKK, from the coding sequence ATGACCGCCATTCGCGCCAATTACGATGCCCCCCGGCTGCGCCGCCTCGATGCGGCGCACCATATCCATCCCTTCTCCAACGCCACCCAGGTGGTGGCCGAGGGCGGCGGAAAGCTTTTCGCCCATGCCGACGGCATCTACATCTACGACACCGACAACAAGCGCTATCTCGACGGCATGGCGGGGCTCTGGTGCGTCAATGTCGGCTATGGCCGCGAGGAGCTGGTCGAGGCGGCCGCGCGGCAGATGCGCGAGCTTCCCTACTATTCGAGCTTCTTCGGCGGCACCACGCCGCCCACGGTCGAGCTTGCCGCCAAGCTGACCGAGCTCCTGGGGCACGGGCTCAACCATGTGCTGTTCGCCAATTCGGGCTCCGAGGCGAACGACACGGTGGTGCGCCTGGTGCGTCATTTCTGGAACCTCGAGGGCAAGCCCAAGAAGAAGGCCTTCATCGCGCGCCGCCACGCCTATCACGGCTCGACCATGGCCGCGGCCAGCCTCGGCAACTGGGGCACGATGCATGAGCAGGCCGACCTGCCGCTGCCGGGCTTCCATCATGTCGAGGCGCCCTACTGGTATGCCGAGGGCGGCGACAAGGACCCGGAATCCTTCGGCATCGCCTGCGCCAAGGCGATCGAGGCCAAGATCCTCGAGCTGGGCGCGGACAATGTCGCGGCCGTGATCGGCGAGCCGGTGCAAGGCGCGGGCGGCGTGATCGTGCCGCCCAAGAGCTACTGGCCCGAGGTCGAGCGGATCTGCCGCAAACATGACGTGCTCCTGATCGCCGACGAGGTGATCTGCGGCTTCGGGCGCACCGGCGCCTGGTTCGGCTTCGAGACCCTGGGCTTCAAGCCCGACATCGTCTCCATGGCCAAGGGCCTGTCGTCGGGCTATCAGCCGATTTCGGCCGTGGCCGTGACCGACCGCATCGCCAAGCCCCTGATCGATGCCGGCTACTGGCTCCACGGCTTCACCTACTCGGGCCATCCCGTGGCGGCCGCGGTCGCGCTCAAGAACATCGAGATCATGGAGCGCGAGCATCTGGTGCAGAAGGTCGCGAAGGAGACCGGGCCTTATTTCGCGCAGCGCCTCAAGACCTTGGAGAAGAACCCGATCGTGGGCGAGGTGCGCACGCTGGGGCTCCTGGGCGGGATCGAGCTCGTCGCCGACAAGAAGACGCGGAAACGCTTCGAGCCGCTGGGGCATGCCGGCACCGTCTGCCGCGAGCGCTGCCTCGCCAACGGCCTCATCATGCGCGCGAGCTTCGAGACCATGGTGCTGTCGCCGCCGCTCACCATCACCAAGGCGCAGATCGACGAGCTGGTGACGCTGGCCGGCCGCGCGCTCGACGAGACGGCGGCGGAGCTGCTGAAGAAGTAG